A window of Zingiber officinale cultivar Zhangliang chromosome 5A, Zo_v1.1, whole genome shotgun sequence contains these coding sequences:
- the LOC121982034 gene encoding aquaporin SIP1-2-like — translation MNAVKAAVGDALITFVWMFCISALGVATFVIKAAFQIHGEAFSLLVTSSLVFVIVFVFNAIADALGGASFNPTGNAAFYAAGFGDDSLISMAIRFPAQAAGAIGGLLALYEVMPPEYKNMLVGPYLKVDLHTGAIAEGVLTFVISVAVLCIVFKGPRSALVKTLMITICTLGVIIAGNGYTGPSMNPANAFGWAYVNNRHNTWEQFYVYWIFPFIGAIAAGWLFRIVFPPRSPVKAKKA, via the exons ATGAACGCGGTAAAGGCCGCCGTCGGGGACGCCCTTATAACGTTCGTCTGGATGTTTTGCATCTCCGCCCTGGGCGTCGCCACCTTCGTCATCAAGGCCGCGTTCCAGATCCACGGCGAGGCTTTCTCCCTACTCGTCACCAGCTCCCTCGTATTCGTCATTGTTTTCGTCTTCAATGCCATCGCCGACGCCTTGGGCGGCGCCAGCTTTAACCCCACCGGCAACGCCGCGTTCTACGCGGCGGGATTCGGAGACGACTCCCTCATCTCCATGGCCATCCGCTTCCCTGCCCAA GCAGCCGGGGCGATCGGTGGGCTCTTGGCCCTCTATGAGGTAATGCCGCCGGAGTACAAGAACATGCTAGTCGGGCCTTATTTGAAGGTGGATTTGCATACGGGGGCCATCGCCGAGGGTGTCCTTACATTCGTCATCTCTGTGGCCGTGCTTTGTATCGTCTTCAAGGGGCCTCGGAGCGCATTAGTGAAGACATTGATGATCACCATCTGCACCCTTGGGGTCATTATTGCCGGAAACGGTTACACTGGGCCGTCCATGAATCCTGCAAAT GCATTTGGCTGGGCTTATGTCAACAATCGCCATAATACGTGGGAACAATTCTATGTCTACTGGATCTTCCCTTTCATTGGTGCTATTGCTGCAGGTTGGTTATTCAGAATCGTCTTCCCCCCTCGCTCACCAGTGAAGGCTAAAAAGGCATGA